AAGGTAAATGGGAAATCCACAGGAAAATCTGGTTTAGTTAACCGGGCTGGGACACAATACCCGCTGTTAACAAAAAGGGATCATCATACTTGCTGAATCAGACGCTGCTTGTGAGCATCTTTAGTGGTAAGTCCATGCCCCCGATACCGAAGATATCTTTGAAGCCATCAAAATCCACGGGCGGTACCAGCTTGCATTCTGGGATGCTATGGTTCTGCCGCCTTAAAAAAATCTTTCTCACAAAAAATTGTTCCCTACAGAGGGCAGGTCTGATCTGAAACGCCCGGAAACGGGCCTGGCCACTCACTGGCTGCAACATTATGCTTTTCGGAGTCATTTTTGACCTCTTCACCCCTTTCAGACCCTTTGGAAGCCATCTGGCGATGGCCTTTTATCATTGCGGTGAGTGGGTTTTTGAGGGGTGACCTGTTTGATTATATATTGTTGCTGTGATACAATATAGACATGGATACACATGAGACCCACATGATCTGTGATCTGTTCCTTCCCGATGAAGATGAGCTTCTTCACCTCGCTGATCCTCTGACTTCCGATGATTACGAGGATATGCTGCTCCTGCCGGAGTCTTATGAGCTTCCCGAGGGAACCGCCTGCCGACCGGAGCACCTGGTGAAGATCACAAGAGGTGGCCTCATCCCCGAAGCAGAGAAGCTCACCGAGAACAGCTCCTTCGCCTCCATCGACAGGGATGAGCGGGCAGCTCAGATCGATTTCACCCTCTGCGAGGCAGTCCGCGGCCGCCTGGCGCTTGATCTTGTGCTTGGCGGCCTTCTCGTTACACTGAAAACGAAAGGGGTTGATCAGTTGGGCTACCGCTCCATGGGGTCGTTCGCCACGGAGCATCTCTCTTTCTCGGGGCGCACCGCTTCGGAGCTGATGCACAATTTCGAGCTTCTCAATAAGTTGCCCCTCACTCGGGAGGCTTATCTGCAGGGCAGGATCGCCAAGAGCGCTCTCAGGCATCTCTCGAGGGTCGCCACCCCTGAGAACGAGGGGGAGTGGGCCAGCCTCGCCGAGAGCATGCCGCTCTCCCGTTTCGAGCGCGAGGTGAAGAAGGCCATCGCCGATGGGAGGGCCAGCTCGGCAATCCCTTCCGGCGCTAGCATGGCGGGCGGGCAAGCCTCCGGGGCCGGTGAGAATACTGCGGCGGTGAAGGGCTCCTGCGCCGGGGAAGCGATGGATTCCTCAGCAGGCGGGGCGTGCAGCGACTCAAACGACGCCGAAGCAGAGGGCACGATGCTATATTTCAGCGTGGCGCCCTCCCTTGCCCTCACCTGGGACTTCGCCCTCTCCCTCTTCCGGGACAAGGAGCACTATGACGGGCCCCTCGCGGGCTTCGTCGAGGCGCTCCTTGCCAATTACCTGGCCTCAGGGGAAGCCGCTCCCGGGCTTCCGGCCCTTGATGCCGAGGGGAGCCGCCCCATATTCTCCCGGGTGCCTCTTTTGAAGAGGCGGATGTGGAATTGCCGCATCGGCGATACCTGCGAGGTCGCCCGGGAGGCTGGCGAGGGGCGGGGCAACGAGGGGCAGGCCGCTGAAACTCCGTGGTCTTCTCAGTGGAGCATCTTCTACCCGTCGTGGCTGGAAGAGTGCCGCAGTGGCAGTGAAGCCGGCGCGGTCTCTGCCAGGGCTATCGCAGGGAAGCTCATCAAGGCCGCCTCGATCCGCCAGAGGCTCGACGTGGCCACAGGGATGCTCCTGCGGGCTATGGACACAAGGCAGCTTCAGCGCCTTCTCGGCTTTGAGTTCATCGAGGACTACGCCGTGGATCGCTGCGGCTTCTCGATGGCCCAGACCCGCCAGCTCATAAGGCTTGCCGAGGGCTTCCACCGCCACTCCCTCACGGAAGATGCCTTCAGGAAGGGCACCATCACCAGGGAGCAGGCGCGCCTCATTCTGCCTCTTGTGGACTCCAGGAATGAGTCGCAGTGGATTGCCTATGCAGCGAGTGTGCCCACCGTTGACCTCAGGGAAGAGACGAGGCGCATCGCCAGGATCCTGGAGTATGACTGCCTTGCCTCGCACAATTATATGATTCTTCCCGGGTTTCGCTATGTCACCGACGAGAGGTTTCACGACCTGCCGGAGGAGATGCAGGACATCATAAGGACAGGAGCCTGGTATACAGGTCCTTCTCTCAATCCTTCGTGGCCCCTTGAGTCAGACGACGAGGAGCTCATCGCCTCCCGGGACAGGCGCTTTGAGAAACCTTGGAAATATTTCAGCGATGTGGAAGAGATGAAGGCCGCCGAGGCTTCCAGTAAAATTGAAAAAGATTCCAGGCTGTGTGCGGGCTTCGGGGAGCAGGCGGAGGGAAATTCTCTGTGTGCAGGTGAACACTACGGGGTAGCGCATGGGCATCTCGAGCATCAGTGCACATGTACGCTGTGTGCAGGTCATGGGGCAGTGGAAAAAGCCAGGGGAGCCTGCACCATCCCTCACGGAGAGAGCCCTGAGGAGACCTTCCTGGTGGATATCCTCTCATCAAGAGATCCTCTTCAGGCCACCAGGGGCTTCATGACAATCAAGTTCTTTCTCCCCCGGGAGCTCTATGAAGTCTGGAACAATGCCGCAAGGGCCTTTCTCGAAAGGCTCTCCCGGGCGGAGGCCTCCGGCGGGGGCTCCGGTGATTTGCTGAGGGGCCCTGAAGAGAAATTCCTTGCCGCGCTCATGGCGGACTATCTCAGGACCGAGGGCACCTTGAAAAAAGCGGCCCATCATCACAAGATCCTGAAACGTGACCGGTTCCGCTGCCAGACCCCGGGTTGCTGCTGTCGGCGGGGCCTCCATGTCCATCATATCATCAGGCGCTCCCAGGGCGGCACCGATGCCCCCTGGAATCTCATCGTGCTCTGCGAAGCCTGCCACCTCCACCTCCTCCATGGCCTCCGGACCCTCACTGTGAGGGGCAGGGCGCCCTATGACCTCAGCTTCACTTTCGGATCCCCCTTGGAAGGAGGGGCCCCTTTCCTGGTTTATGGGAACGGCTCGAGAAAGCGGCTCTGAGCCGAAAGCACGCTTGAGGAGATGATACCATAACCTGGATAAAGGCTTTTCCGCAGGAGGGCAGGGAAAATCTCCGGGCCTCCCGGCTCTGGTGCTGCAAAGAAATTTCAATTTCTCCAAAGATTGTGAAATATGGTATTACGATAACTCACCCATCACTTGACAGGGCCCATCCATATCAGTAGTACCCATTATTGCCGGACCGATTCCCTCAGGGCCGCCCGGGCAAGGATTCTCGTAGAATCCAGGGTTGGGAGAGGTGACCGCTCATTGCTCATGATGAGAGGGATCTCCGTGCACCCAAGCACCACGGCATCGCATCCCCTGTCACCCAGCTTTCTGATCACCTCCACGAAGTAGTCCCTGGAGCCGTCATTCAGCACTCCCTTCACCAGCTCTATGTCTCTGCATTTTCCTTTCCTCTCTTTCTCAATCCCGTGCAGTGAGCAGGAGCCGCGTCCGGCCTGTCAGGAGCGAATTCCACGAAAGCCCGGCTCAGGGAGCCTGCCACTGCTTTTTCATGGCTGCATCCGTCAGCGTTATCTTCGGCTTGTCGTCTTTCATGGAGAGCTCCATGCGGACATTGCCCCTGCTGTCATAGAGAAAAAGGACCGGGTATCCCTGGGGCCGCACTGCCAATGCCGCAACGGTCCTGTCTGAGCGTCCCACCACCTCGAATACCTGGGCCTCCACCATATCAGCCTTAATCGTGCCCGCGGTAATAGTATCAGACTGGGCCTGCGCCAGCGGGGGGCGGAGGCATTGCACCACCATGAGGCACATCAGGAGAGCGATAATGATGCAGAAAGAGATCCTCCAGAGCCTGGCCTCCCTCTCAAGAGCCTTGACGCGTGCACATAATCCGGTAATCTCATCCATAAGAGAATCCTCCTTCTTCCGGTCCTGCGGTTTCAGAGACACTGCTTTAAAAATGGTGCTCTTGATATATTTCCCGGGCTGAGGCTTCTTCCTGCTTGCGCACACTTATACTGCGAGTTATGCATGGCTCTCAGGGGAACTCTTGCCGGGGTGGTTCTTTTTTGCTGAGATTGTGGGGAGCCAGAGCAATAGGTCGTTCAAAAGGACACTGAAGCGGAGAAATTTCACCATCAGGACGTTATCAATAAAGAGGCCGGGCAGATGAAGGCCGTGAAAATGGCACACCAAAAAAGGCCCTCTTTCGAGGGCCTTGTATCATACACTGTCAGGTTTTTCTGCTACGGCTATGGCTTAGGCTGCTCCGACGGGGGCGGGGCCGGGGGAGCCTGGGGCTGGCTTTCAAACTTGCCTGCCACCCAGTCCACGAATTTACCGCCCATCTCGGCGCCTTTCTTCATGCCTCCAAGCGTACCTTTGGCAGCACCCTTGGTGGCTGCGAATGCTCCATCAACGGCTCCGGGAAGCGCCGAGGTGACTGTTGCTCCGATAATCGGGCCAAGCACCGCACCTATCACCAGGCCGGGAAGGCCTCCGGTGACAACGCCCATTACGGAGCCGTTGATAAGGCCGCCGACCGCTCCGGCTGCTCTCATCACCTTCATGACCCCGGGACTTACGAGCTCGTGGGGAGTCTCGGTGGCCGCTCCCTTGATGGCGCCGCTTACCGCGCCGGGAACTGCTCCTATGGCGCCCCCGACAAGTTTGCCAAGGCCCCTGAAGGCTTTATGGGCAAAACCCTCATCCTTGACCTGCCCTCCTGTCTCCACGCTGTCCTGGGGAGGAGCGGGAGCGGCCTCAGGCTTTTCAGCCGGTGTCTGCACCTGGCCGGCATCGGGGCGGGTTACTGGCGTACCTGCATTTCTTATCGAGTCCATATTCGAAAACCTCCTGAATGGTATTTATTATCTCCTCCGACATACTAATATTACCATAAAGAACAAGGGCATGTAAGATGGAGGGTGTTAACGTTTTGTTAATATATAGCTCTCTCTGTTCACACCTTGTTCATCGCGGGGACGGCAGAAGAGGGTAAAACAGTCATATCTGCAAGGAAAATCCCTTGTTGACGGAACGATGAAATGACCATATAATATAGTTGAAAGAGGTGGTCATTTTGAAGGAAGTATCGGTTACCGAAGGCAAAAAACACTTTACCTCGCTTATCGCCCTCACGGAAAAAGGTGAGCTTATAAAGGTCCTGAAGAGGAAAAAGCCCGTGGCGGTCTTGCTGCCTCACCGCGAATACCGCAAAATCAAGAAAATCATGAGCTATATTTCCATGAAAACCCTGGCGGAAGAGCTCAAGGGCGGGGCTCCCGCCCTGTCTTCACTGATAGAGGAATCGAGAAAGATGCTGGAATCCCGTCATGATGATGGTCGTTGACGCAAGCGTGCTTCTCTCTGCATACTTCCCTGATGAGGATACTCACATGAAGGCGCAGACGCTCATGGGCAATTGTGCTGCCGACATGGTGGAGCTTTTCGCTCCGCGCTTTGCCCGCTATGAGATTATCAATGCCTGCCATGTCGCGTTCCGGAGAGGAAGAGTGATACTGCCGAAGGCTTTACAGATATCCGAAGCGATTCATGACATGGTAAGCTTCTGCGAGGATGATTTTGACGCCGCAGAGCTCTTGGAGCTCTCGGAGCGTTATCAGATATGCACCTATGACGCCATATACCTCGCCCAGGCGGGGAGCCTGGGCGCGCCTCTTATCACCGCGGACAGGAAGCTCTTTGAGAGAGTCGCCGGGAAAAAGGGTGATATCATGTGGATCGGCAATTACAGCGCCTGAAGTGAGCGGCCTGTGAAAAGGCCTGTGGGGAAGGATACCGCGCCGTCACAGAGAAGAACATTTACCTGAATTTCCTCTCCCGGAGGTATCCATGAAAATGGTGCAGAAAATTGTTATAGCATTACTCTGTCTTCTTTCACTCCCCGCGGGCGCCCGGGCCTCCTCATCATACCGCCTCCCTCCCCCCGACATCGTGAAGCTCATTGACGCGCCGGTGCCGCCGAGGGTCTCTGTCTCGCCTGACGGCGCGAACCTCATTCTGATAGAGCGGACCCTCTACCCTCCTCTTGAGCTTTTTGCGCGGCCGGTACGGCCCCTGGCAGGGATGAAGATTGAACCGGCAAAATGGTGCCTCCAGCGCCTTACCCTTTATCATGGGCTCTCCCTTGTAGATGCCGGCACTGGAAAGACCACCCGTATCAAGCTTCCAGCGGGCTCAAACATCGATGTCCCGCGATGGGCGCCGCAGGGTGGCTCCTTTGCCTTTACCCGTGACGGTGAAAAGGGCCTCGAACTCTGGATCGGAAGCCTTCCAGAGGGGAAGATACGGAAAATTGAAGGGATAACCCTCACCAACATCACCGGTTCCCCCTTCAAGTGGGAGCGCGACGGTATCCATATGCTCCTCCGCCTCGTTCCCGGGTCCTCCGGCCCGCCCCCTCCCGAGCCCCTGGTGCCGGAAAGCCCAGTCACAGAAGAGACTCAAGGCCGCGTCGCCAAGGTGAAGACTTACCAGAACCTCATCAAGAGCAGCTACGACGAGAAGCTTTTTGATTATTACGGGAAGTGCCAGCCGGCTCTTCTGGATACGGCAACAGGCAAGATTGCCGCTGTGGGCGGACCAGGAATCTACCTGGATATCTCCTTGTCTCCTGACGGGTCGTACCTCCATGTGACAAGGCTTGAAAAGCCATACTCGCGCAAGGTGCCCTTCTCAATGTTCGCCTGCTCCGAAGAGATCTGGGATCGTGAAGGCAAGGTGCTCAAGGTGATTGCCAGGATCCCCATCCAGGAGGAAGTGCCCCCCGACGGCGTGCCCGAGGGCCCCAGGGAGATCACATGGCAGCCCTTCTGCAAGGCACGCCTTATATGGGTTGAAGCCCTGGATGGAGGCGACCCCCAAAGGCGTGTCCCATTCAGGGAGAAGGTGGTCTCATTTGAGGCGCCCTTCACCGGCACGCCTTCCACTCTATTCACCATAAAGGATCGTTTTACATCCCTCGCGTTCCTTAAGGAGAAAAACAGGGCAATAGTCACTTCCTTTGACCGCGCAAAACGCTGGACCACCACCCACCTCGTGGAGATGAGCACGGGCTTCCCATTCGGTGAGCCTCTTTTCAGCAGGAATTTCAACGACGACTACCATGATCCCGGGAGTCCCGTCAACGAAGTGACAGGCGGTGAGTGGTGTGTCGCCCAGGACGGCAGCACCATCTACCTAGCAGGGAAAGGCGCCACTCCCGAGGGAGAGATGCCCTTCCTCTCGGCCTGCATGCTGCCCCGCGGGGAGCAGAAGCCCCTTTTCCGCTCGAGGGACAAGGCTTATGAATCCTTCATTGCCTTTTACAGGGGAGCGCGGGATACCATCCTCATAAGGAGCGAGGATGTCGATACTCCTCCCAACTTCTACCTGCTGAACCTGAAATCCGGCGAGAGGAAAAAGCTTACCGATTACGTCGATCCCACGCCGGAGCTGAGGTCGATAACCAAGGAGCTTGTGAAATACAAAAGGGCCGACGGCGTTGAGCTCTCAGGGACCCTGTTCCTTCCGCCGGGCTATGAGAAGAAACGGGGGCCCCTCCCCCTGGTGATATGGGCTTACCCCCTTGAGTACACTGACAGCTCGGTAGCCGGGCAGGTAAGGGGCTCTCCCTACCAGTTCTCCCTTTACACAGGCCCCTCTCACCTTCTCTTCCTCACCAGGGGCTATGCTGTCCTCTCCAACGCCGCAATGCCCGTGGTGGGCGATCCTGAGACAAAGAATAACAACTTTATCGAGCAGATAGTGCAGTCTGCAAAGGCGGCTATCGACTGCCTTGCATCAAGGGGCATCGCCGACCCGTCAAAAGTAATGGTGGGAGGCCACTCCTACGGTGCTTTCATGACGGCGAACCTCCTGGCCCACTCGCGCCTTTTTGCCGCCGGAATCGCCAGGAGCGGCGCCTACAACAGAACCCTCACCCCATTCGGCTTCCAGAACGAGAGGCGCTCCTTCTGGGAGGCGCCCGAAGTCTACATCAAGATGTCGCCCTTCACTTACGCCGACAAGATAAAGGATCCCCTCCTCATCATCCATGGCGAGGACGATGACAATTCGGGCACCTTCCCCATGCAGAGCGAGCGCCTCTATGATGCCATAAAGGGGAACGGCGGCACGGCGCGCCTCGTACTGCTGCCGCTGGAGAGCCATGCTTACGGCGCCAGGGAGTCGGTGCTCCATGTGATTGCAGAGATGCTGGACTGGGGTGAGCGCCATGGGAAAAGGTGAGCCAGCCGGGCCCTATTTCCTCAGCCCCGACTACCCGGAGGCCGCTTCAAGCTTTGCCAGGGCCTCCCTCAGTGTGCCGGTATCCTGCCCGGCAGGATCCTTCTGTGCAATCTCGAGACCTGTCTTCAGGAGAAGCCTTGCCGAATCAATATCGTTCACCTCACGGTAAATCCTTGCGGCATCAATGAGAAAGGCAGTGGCAAGCGAAGGCATCATGGCATTCATGAGGGGAATTATCAAGCCGGTTAACTGCTTCATCCTGTCATACTGAGCAGTCTCCGCGTAGAGGTCGATGAGTTTCATGATCCACAGCAGAGAGGGAAGCCCCAGCCCCTGCTGAACGGAGCTCTGAAGCGTCATCTCCGCCAGGTGGCAGGCCTCGGTATAATGGCCTGCCGCCTTGAGTGCTTCATATTTTTCGATCTCATCCATGGGAGCCTGAAGGATTTCTTTCGCACCGGGGGCTTCGCGGCTTTCTGCCGCCTTGCCCATGGGAGAGGGTCTCAAGAGCTCCTCCTTTTCCAGGGCACGCTTCTGGGAGGCCTTGTCCCTTGCCTCCTTTTCCCTGGCGCCATGAGTCTCAAGGAAGGTGACAATCTCCCCATGGCCTCCCTCGGCAGCATAATCCCTTGGGAGCCTCCCCTGGTAATCCTTGAGATTGAGAAAAGCGCCGTATGAGGCAAGGAGCTCCACGATGCCTCTTTGGCCTCTCCCTGCAGCGCAATGCAGGGCTGTGGCACCTTTATTGTCGGCGGCACCGATTTCCGCCATAGTGGAGAGAAGGAGCTTCACCACCTCTTCGTGGCCGCCTTCAGCGGCCCTGATAAGGGCGGTGCAGCCTTCATCATCCCTTTCATTGACTCTTGCGCCCCAGGCGATGAGAAGATCTGCCATCTCCCTGCTGCCATTGATTGCAGCAATATGAAGCGGAGTGTTTCCGAAGGGATTTTTCTCATTGACAAGGATAACCCAGTGAAGGGAGCGCTTCACAAGACCGCAATCATCTGCGGTAACGGCGCTGAAAAACTCCTCGGGCTGCTTCTTTATGGACTGGACGATGTTCTCGCCCTTTTTCTTTACTGTGTCAATGAGGTCCCCCGCCTTGTTCCTGAGAGACCTGAACAGATTATCCATTGCACCTCCCCGGGTTCCTTCCTGACATTCAAGCCATGAGAAGAGGACTCACCATGAAGGGCTTTCTAAGGCACGGCAATCTGAGAACTTTCGATACCGGAAAAGCGCAGCTTCATGGTCTTGATTCCCTTCCCATTGAGGCCGTTTTCTCCCGTGAAGAGGAGGGTGAAGCTCTGCTTGGGATTCAGGGTGATCACATTCACCGGGATGCATGGCCCGGCGTGATTCTTTCCGCTGGAGAGGGGAACAAAGCTCTCTCCGTTTACGGAGACGGTCCAGAAGCATGCGGGGCAGAAATCCCATAAAGCTCTGATCTGGCGGTCCGAGATGTTGCTCATGGTGGCTTTGATTGACGCCGAGACTGAGTCGCCATCTTTCTTCACGTCATAGAGCTCTGCCGACAGAGAGATACGCTCTTTCAATGAAGAGGCGTCGCGGTCGGCCGATTTAAGCTCGTCGGCAAATTTCCTTATCTTGTCCTCCATGGAGGTAGAATACTTGAGGGGCTGCGGTTTCGGGCCGGCGAGGCGGTAATAGGGGCTCTCGCTTTCCTTGGTGAGGCAGAGAATATATCTTCCCCTTGCAATCTGCCCGCCCTGCTTCGGGACAGGGAGCTGGATGACGTTGGAGTTCACCGTGCCTTTTAAAATCGCCATAATGGTGAACTTGTACATGGCCTGGTCTTTCAGAGACGACGCAGCATCGCCGGAGGGGGGATCAAGCTCACCGCTCACCACGAGCGAGCTCTGCACCACATAGGCTTTCGCCTCGTCGTCAAAAACCTCTTTGTCGGCGAATGAGGGGGAGCCTATAAGAAAAAAGGCAAGCAGGAGACACAGGATCTTTTGTAATTTCATAGGTACCTCAGGGTTGAGAGATATAGATTCTCTTTATTATGTTCCCCTTGAGCCTCCCCCCTCTCCTGCCGGTCACTGCGGAGATTTTCCTGGGGGCTCATGGTTTCCCTGCTGCTCCATGCCCTCCGCAATCGTCACGATTCCCCTGTTCCCATCCACCGTGATCACCTGGCCGGTTCTTATCACTTTTGTCGCGGAGCCCACATTTACCACAGCAGGGATGCCATACTCCCTTGCCACTATGCTGCCGTGGCTCAGCACCCCTCCAAGATCGGTCACCAGTGCGGCAGCAGTGACAAAATAGGGCGTCCATCCAGGGTCGGTAAAAGGAGCCACGAGGATTTCTCCCGGCATCACCCTTTCTTCAAGATCATGGAGGAGGATAACCCGCGCCGGCCCTGTTGCGGTGCCGGCGCTTACCGAAATTCCTCTGAGCTCCCTCTGGGGCCCTCTTTCCCTGCGGACCGCCCGGCTCCACTGGCTTCTCTCTCCCGCGAGCACGGGAGGAAGGACGACCTGCCGGTTTCTCTCGTACTCAGCCCTCCTTGAAGCAACGAGCTCTCCCGCCGTCAGGGAGCCTGAAGACTCAAAAAGGGGCCTGAGCTCCCCCTTTTCAAGAAAAAATATGTCATCGCGCTTTTGAAGATAGGCCAGCTCCCTGGCCCTCTCCCCGAGCTCAAGAACTGTTTTCCTCAGCACGGCAAGGAGCCTCACCGCCTCGCTTTTTGCATTTTCCCTGACGCAGACCCCCTTCCTCGCGTTCTGGAGAAGAAAAAGGAAGAGCCCGCAGAGGAGAGGATTTCTGAGCTTTCCCCTGCACTGTGCAAGAAGCGCCTCACGGCCGTCATTCTTCTCTCCTCCAGGACTCGATGGGGCTGTCATGGTCTCAAGGTAGCCCCTCAGGAGGTGGAGCACGTAGTCAGGCTCTTCAGACCAGCGGGGATTGTAAAGCTCCACTTCCCCTCTCGTGTGATGGCCATGACGGAGCATCATCTCATCCCACTTTGCAAGAAAGGCCTTCCCGACGCCGCTCCCTTCAAGAATTCCGCGGATTTCGCTGAAGCTCTCTTCCTGACGGAGCGCGGCCCCGACCTCCCCGGACTTGAAGGCCTCTTCCGCCAGCCGGTAAATGGCCATCCCTCCCTCGGCGGAATCCATGTTTCCGGTCCCTGCCACAAGCCTGTTGGCAATCATTCCATGGGGGTCCCCGAGGTATTTCCTGCAAAAGCCGAGGAAGGCAGCGAAATATCCCATCCCTGTCGCGATTTTAGGGACCACGTTCCTTATGCCAAGTATTCTCTCCATAAGCATGTCCACCTGGTCAAGGAGCTCGGCCACGCTCCGGGAGGAGAGATCAAGCCTCAGGAGCGCGTCAATCTCATCGCCTGAGAGCTTGAAGAAATTCCTGCTCCTGTCGAGGCGCGCATGGAAGAGAAACCTTGCGACGGATACAGGGAGCCTCGCAAGAGCACTCAAGGTGAACGGGCGCCTCCCCCTGAGAGACTCATCGGGAAAAGAGGCAAAAAGCTCCTCGAGGAGCTCCTCCTGCTCGCCTCCGAAAACCTCAGTGAGGGAAGGCCTTCCAGGCCCGGGGATACAGTGTATGATCCATGCGAAAATACTCGCATTGGCATATGCATGGCCCTCTATGAGGTCAAAGACCGGCTCTTTCTCAACGTCAATGCCAAAAAGCTCATTGACTGGCGAGAATATGCTGGCCACGAAGACCTTCACGATGGACCAGGTCAAGGGCGTCACGGCGTCGGGGAGGACCTCGCCCGAATTGACGTTGCTCCACACCTCGGGTGTCTTCGGGTCGGGAAGGGCAGTGATGGGACGGACCTGGAGGAGGAAGAGCCTCCCTCCGCTCAGGGCCCACTCAATATCCACCGGGTAATTAAAGTGTCTCTCGAGTCTCTTCGCACTGGCTCCAAGGCTCTTGATGGCGCGCTTTTCAAAAAGGGCACGGTAAAAGGGCTCTCCCTTCGTGGTGGCTCCCGCGGTGCCGAAAAGAGGCCTCAGGTTCTTTTTCCATATAATAACCCTCTCCGGCGATGTTCTTCCCGATACGACAGTGTCGCCGGTGCCATGTGAAGCCTCTATGACCAGGACTCCCCTGCAGCCGTTCTGAGGGTTCGCGGAAAAAAGAACCCCTGAAAATTCCGCCTCGACCATCTCCTGGATTACGACGGCCATGGAGGCACTTTCTAAAGGTGAGTTATTGAAGTAGGTCATGGCCCGCTCGCTGAAAAGCGAGGCCCAGCAGGCCTTTACCGCGGTAATGACCTCTCCGGGGCTGCTCACGTCAAGAAAGGTATCGAACATGCCCGCACCGGAAAGGTGGCGGCCGTCTTCACAAGTGGCGCTTGAGCGGACTGCAAAGGCTTTTCCGCTGCCGAGGCGTGCCAGTGCCTTCTCCACTTCGGCTCTCACCCTTTCAGGCATGGGAAGGGAGCAGACCTCTTCAAGAGAAGGCCGGGAGAGAGGATTTTCACGGGGCCGCTGGCCCATGAACTCCCTGAAGGCAGAGGTGGTGACACAGAAGCCGCGGGGAACGGGAAATCCCATGCGCACAAGCCTGGCAAGGTTGAGGGCCTTGGCGCCTGCAAGGGCAGCATCACTGTCTATGATGTGGGAAAGCCATTTAATCAAATTCTCTCTCCGGTTCCGGCCGACGGGCAGAGCAGGCATTCTCTCTTAATACACGGAAAATGTCACTTTTTCCTTCGGGGGTACTCTACCGGGTCCTATTGCCAGGGTATGGACGCCATCACGGAGAGGCCATTCATAGACAAAGGGGTACTTCGCCAGGCCAAGAGGCTTGCCGTCAAGCCA
This genomic stretch from Candidatus Eremiobacterota bacterium harbors:
- a CDS encoding PEP/pyruvate-binding domain-containing protein — encoded protein: MIKWLSHIIDSDAALAGAKALNLARLVRMGFPVPRGFCVTTSAFREFMGQRPRENPLSRPSLEEVCSLPMPERVRAEVEKALARLGSGKAFAVRSSATCEDGRHLSGAGMFDTFLDVSSPGEVITAVKACWASLFSERAMTYFNNSPLESASMAVVIQEMVEAEFSGVLFSANPQNGCRGVLVIEASHGTGDTVVSGRTSPERVIIWKKNLRPLFGTAGATTKGEPFYRALFEKRAIKSLGASAKRLERHFNYPVDIEWALSGGRLFLLQVRPITALPDPKTPEVWSNVNSGEVLPDAVTPLTWSIVKVFVASIFSPVNELFGIDVEKEPVFDLIEGHAYANASIFAWIIHCIPGPGRPSLTEVFGGEQEELLEELFASFPDESLRGRRPFTLSALARLPVSVARFLFHARLDRSRNFFKLSGDEIDALLRLDLSSRSVAELLDQVDMLMERILGIRNVVPKIATGMGYFAAFLGFCRKYLGDPHGMIANRLVAGTGNMDSAEGGMAIYRLAEEAFKSGEVGAALRQEESFSEIRGILEGSGVGKAFLAKWDEMMLRHGHHTRGEVELYNPRWSEEPDYVLHLLRGYLETMTAPSSPGGEKNDGREALLAQCRGKLRNPLLCGLFLFLLQNARKGVCVRENAKSEAVRLLAVLRKTVLELGERARELAYLQKRDDIFFLEKGELRPLFESSGSLTAGELVASRRAEYERNRQVVLPPVLAGERSQWSRAVRRERGPQRELRGISVSAGTATGPARVILLHDLEERVMPGEILVAPFTDPGWTPYFVTAAALVTDLGGVLSHGSIVAREYGIPAVVNVGSATKVIRTGQVITVDGNRGIVTIAEGMEQQGNHEPPGKSPQ